In Nostoc sp. CENA543, a single genomic region encodes these proteins:
- a CDS encoding beta-ketoacyl-ACP synthase, with translation MVEVVVTGIGLVSALGTSLEGSWQKLIAGESGIKLYQPFLELEQLPLGLIGQQPASLRILTQLVVDAAIKDAGLLTKLPDCAVVIGSSRSHQASWEKLARNRYTKSLHQESFVIGERLEDWLETLPHMNAIASARQIGAEGIVLAPMAACSTGIWAISQATLLIKTGQCERAIAGATEAPITPLTISGFQRMGALAKTGAYPFDLHREGLVLGEGGAVFVLESKALAQKRQAKIYGEILGFGLTADAHHPNQPDLEGKSAIAAIKQALERSHLHPHDIDYIHAHGTATQLNDQMESSVIKKLFPHTVAVSSTKGATGHTLGASGSLGLAFTLLGMQHEILPPNIGLKQTEFDLNIVSTAYHRQIRQALCLSFGFGGQNAVIVVKKN, from the coding sequence ATGGTTGAAGTTGTGGTCACTGGTATTGGTTTAGTTTCTGCCTTGGGTACAAGTCTAGAGGGGAGTTGGCAGAAATTAATTGCTGGTGAGTCTGGAATTAAGTTATATCAACCGTTTCTGGAATTAGAACAACTACCTCTGGGTCTAATTGGTCAACAACCAGCTAGTTTAAGAATATTAACTCAGCTGGTTGTTGATGCCGCAATTAAGGATGCTGGTTTATTGACAAAATTACCAGATTGTGCAGTAGTAATTGGCTCTAGTCGTAGCCATCAAGCATCCTGGGAAAAGTTAGCGAGGAATAGGTATACAAAATCTCTCCATCAAGAATCATTTGTCATCGGGGAAAGATTAGAGGATTGGTTAGAGACTTTACCCCACATGAATGCGATCGCATCTGCTAGACAAATTGGTGCAGAAGGGATAGTTTTAGCACCAATGGCTGCTTGCTCTACAGGAATTTGGGCAATTTCGCAAGCCACATTATTAATTAAAACAGGACAATGTGAAAGAGCGATCGCAGGCGCGACAGAAGCACCTATTACACCCTTGACTATTTCAGGGTTTCAACGAATGGGTGCTTTAGCGAAAACTGGTGCTTACCCTTTTGATTTGCATCGGGAAGGTTTAGTTTTGGGTGAAGGAGGGGCTGTATTTGTTTTAGAATCAAAAGCCTTAGCCCAAAAGCGTCAAGCGAAGATTTATGGTGAAATTTTAGGGTTTGGGTTGACAGCAGACGCACATCATCCCAATCAACCAGACTTAGAAGGGAAAAGTGCGATCGCAGCTATTAAGCAAGCTCTAGAACGCAGTCATCTGCACCCTCATGATATAGATTACATTCACGCTCATGGTACAGCTACCCAGCTAAATGACCAGATGGAAAGTAGCGTGATCAAAAAATTATTTCCCCATACGGTCGCAGTTAGTTCCACTAAGGGAGCTACAGGCCATACACTAGGAGCATCAGGATCTTTGGGATTAGCTTTTACGTTGTTGGGGATGCAACACGAAATTTTGCCCCCCAACATAGGATTAAAACAAACAGAATTTGATTTAAATATTGTTAGCACTGCGTATCATCGTCAAATTCGCCAAGCATTATGTTTAAGTTTTGGTTTCGGCGGACAAAATGCGGTGATTGTGGTTAAGAAAAATTAG
- the tadA gene encoding tRNA adenosine(34) deaminase TadA, whose amino-acid sequence MNRALELAQNAGDAGEVPVGAVITDADGNLIAEGENRKERDQDPTAHAEIMALRAARESLESWRFHGCTLYVTLEPCPMCAGAIIQARLAKLVYGVDDTKTGAIRTVINIPDSAASNHRLQVIGGILESACRQQLQNWFATKRNQKQSQTETKLSSCDHTN is encoded by the coding sequence ATGAACCGAGCCTTAGAGTTAGCACAAAATGCAGGTGATGCGGGGGAAGTTCCTGTGGGGGCTGTAATTACTGATGCTGATGGTAATTTGATTGCTGAAGGCGAAAATAGAAAAGAACGGGATCAAGACCCTACAGCCCATGCAGAAATTATGGCTTTGCGTGCGGCTAGGGAAAGTCTAGAAAGCTGGCGATTTCATGGCTGTACTTTGTATGTCACCTTAGAACCTTGTCCAATGTGTGCAGGTGCGATCATACAAGCGCGTTTGGCTAAACTTGTCTATGGAGTGGACGATACTAAAACCGGCGCAATTCGGACTGTGATCAACATCCCTGACAGTGCGGCTTCTAATCACCGTCTGCAAGTTATCGGAGGTATCTTAGAATCAGCCTGTCGTCAACAATTACAAAATTGGTTTGCTACTAAGCGAAATCAAAAACAGTCGCAGACAGAGACAAAACTGTCCAGCTGTGATCACACAAATTGA
- a CDS encoding Glu/Leu/Phe/Val dehydrogenase, which produces MVSTPINPLEAATPAHICPFDQACSYLDAAGKELRLDQGVLEILSHPRKVVTVSIPVKLDNGDIRVLAGHRVQHSDVLGPYKGGTRYHPAVTLREVSALAMLMTWKCALLGIPYGGAKGGIAIDPENYSVAELERITRRYTSELIKDIGPSVDIPAPDMGTSAREMAWMMDTYSVNVGHAVPGVVTGKPLSIGGSLGREMATGRGVMIIVREALADMGKSLEGIRVVIQGFGNVGGAAAELLHQAGAKIIAVSTATGGVYSSHGLDIPALKAYAAENRRSVVGFPQASAISNAELLTLRCDVLIPAALENQITEENAHEVRAQIIAEAANGPVTLEANRILEGRGVTVLPDILANAGGVVVSYLEWVQGLSYLFWDEVRVNREMEHLMVQAYQQVVQKSKSRQVPLRLAAYTLGVGRVAQALHDRGLYP; this is translated from the coding sequence ATGGTTTCAACCCCTATCAACCCGTTAGAAGCTGCTACCCCCGCGCATATTTGTCCATTTGACCAAGCTTGTAGTTATTTAGACGCAGCCGGGAAAGAATTAAGGTTAGATCAAGGTGTCTTAGAAATTCTCAGTCACCCCCGCAAGGTAGTAACAGTTTCTATCCCTGTGAAACTAGACAATGGCGATATCCGAGTCCTAGCAGGACATCGAGTCCAACATTCTGATGTTTTAGGCCCCTACAAAGGCGGAACTCGCTACCATCCGGCTGTGACACTGCGGGAAGTTTCAGCTCTAGCTATGTTGATGACCTGGAAATGCGCGCTGTTGGGTATACCTTATGGTGGCGCAAAAGGTGGTATTGCGATCGACCCAGAAAATTACAGTGTCGCTGAACTAGAACGCATCACTCGCCGTTATACCAGCGAATTAATTAAAGATATTGGCCCTTCCGTAGATATCCCCGCGCCAGATATGGGAACTTCCGCCCGTGAAATGGCTTGGATGATGGATACTTATTCTGTTAATGTGGGTCATGCTGTACCCGGAGTTGTCACAGGTAAGCCATTATCTATCGGTGGTTCATTGGGACGGGAAATGGCGACCGGACGGGGTGTGATGATTATCGTCCGAGAAGCTTTAGCCGATATGGGTAAATCCTTAGAGGGAATACGCGTAGTTATTCAAGGTTTCGGGAATGTAGGAGGCGCAGCAGCCGAATTACTCCATCAAGCAGGCGCGAAAATTATTGCTGTTTCCACTGCTACAGGTGGTGTGTATTCATCTCACGGTTTGGATATTCCCGCACTCAAAGCTTATGCGGCGGAAAATCGTCGGAGTGTCGTAGGTTTCCCTCAAGCTTCAGCAATTAGCAATGCAGAATTACTCACCTTACGTTGTGACGTGTTAATTCCTGCCGCTTTAGAAAACCAAATCACAGAAGAAAATGCTCACGAAGTCAGGGCGCAAATCATCGCAGAAGCAGCCAACGGCCCAGTAACTTTAGAAGCTAACCGCATTCTAGAAGGACGGGGTGTGACTGTATTACCAGATATACTAGCCAATGCTGGGGGTGTAGTAGTTAGTTACCTAGAATGGGTGCAAGGTCTTTCTTACCTATTTTGGGATGAAGTGCGCGTCAACCGCGAAATGGAACACTTAATGGTGCAAGCGTATCAACAAGTAGTCCAAAAGTCCAAGTCTCGACAAGTTCCCCTCAGACTAGCAGCCTATACTCTAGGAGTAGGTAGAGTAGCTCAAGCCTTGCATGACAGAGGTTTGTATCCTTAA
- a CDS encoding calcium-binding protein: MGLIKGNSLNNILIGNSDDDQIYGYDGDDIINGGYGNDSLYGGNGNDTIIGSYSNDILEGGYGDDILYGDTGEDILDGGYGNDILYGGAQSDRLMGGENDDILKGGSGDDILEGGYGKDILNGEDGNDSLDGGANEDILEASAGNDILNGGSGTDTADYSQRYQQIILTAIDRIDKGTSGQDQILNIEKIIANSSYLHDIIDASTWGNNASINANLQTQSLTVTDSSGVKTLSVVNFDHVRGTSRNDIITGNTGNNQLFGNGGDDTIRGSGGNDTLDGGTGNNLADYSQLGQSVTFVPNNTIKKGALGKDTLTNIQTIIADATTANNTIDVSSLTTITSINANLANQTITVNGSQSWRVVNFDDVKGTNQADSLTGDSQDNQLFGYDGDDIINGGYGNDSLYGGNGNDTIIGSYSNDILEGGYGDDILYGDTGEDILDGGYGNDILYGGAQSDRLMGGENDDILKGGSGDDILEGGYGKDILNGEDGNDSLDGGANEDILEASAGNDILNGGSGTDTADYSQRYQQIILTAIDRIDKGTSGQDQILNIEKIVANSSYLHDIIDASTWGNNASINANLQTQSLTVTDSSGVKTLSVVNFDHVRGTSRNDIITGNTGNNQLFGNGGDDTIRGSGGNDTLDGGTGNNLADYSQLGQSVTFVPNNTIKKGALGKDTLTNIQTIIADATKANNTIDVSSLTTITSINANLANQTITVNGSQSWRVVNFDDVKGTNQADSLTGDSQDNQLFGYGGDDIINGGYGNDILAGGSGNNILNGGGDYDTADYSQITKNITFLQTGVIQKDGGLGEDKLVNIEKVIVNANASSNVIDASTADSNTSINVNLNYQFFDVISLSGIKSFAVENFDVVKGSNQSDDIVGDNQNNLLLGNGGNDFLDGYEGDDNLNGGSGDDYIWGYFGNDYLTGGSGNDTLMGEGDDDTLLGGDGDDSLMGGDGDDILIGGLGQDKFVFNNVSEGIDIIKDFNISEGDKIQIYQLMFGTSNINDFSYDPSTGNLFFEGNKFVTLENRPIGFSPNSQIEFI; this comes from the coding sequence ATGGGACTAATTAAAGGTAATTCTCTCAATAACATTCTCATCGGTAATAGTGATGATGATCAAATCTACGGTTATGACGGTGATGACATTATTAATGGGGGATACGGGAATGACAGTCTGTATGGAGGAAATGGAAATGACACAATTATCGGGAGTTACAGCAACGACATCTTAGAGGGAGGATATGGAGATGACATCCTCTATGGAGACACAGGAGAAGACATATTAGATGGCGGTTACGGCAATGATATCTTGTACGGAGGAGCGCAAAGCGATCGCCTGATGGGAGGAGAAAACGACGACATCCTCAAAGGCGGGAGTGGAGACGACATCCTAGAGGGAGGATACGGAAAAGACATCCTCAATGGCGAAGATGGCAATGATAGCCTTGATGGTGGCGCAAACGAAGATATCTTAGAGGCGAGTGCAGGTAACGACATCCTCAATGGCGGAAGTGGGACAGATACAGCAGATTACAGTCAACGCTATCAACAAATTATTCTCACAGCCATTGACCGCATCGACAAAGGCACATCAGGACAAGACCAAATCCTCAACATCGAAAAGATTATTGCTAACAGCAGTTATCTACACGACATCATCGATGCGTCCACATGGGGAAACAACGCCAGCATCAATGCTAATTTGCAAACTCAAAGTTTAACTGTGACTGATAGCAGTGGTGTGAAAACTCTCAGCGTGGTCAACTTTGATCATGTCAGGGGTACAAGTCGTAATGACATCATCACTGGCAATACTGGCAATAATCAGTTATTTGGGAATGGCGGTGATGACACTATCCGAGGCAGTGGTGGTAATGACACTCTCGATGGTGGGACTGGTAATAATCTTGCTGATTACAGCCAACTTGGTCAAAGTGTTACTTTTGTGCCAAATAACACTATCAAGAAAGGTGCTTTAGGTAAAGACACACTCACTAACATTCAAACAATCATCGCTGATGCTACGACAGCTAACAATACTATTGATGTTTCCTCACTGACTACAATCACCTCAATTAATGCCAATTTGGCTAATCAAACTATCACTGTCAATGGTTCTCAATCTTGGAGAGTGGTGAATTTTGATGATGTTAAAGGGACAAATCAGGCTGATTCTCTCACGGGTGATAGTCAAGATAATCAATTGTTTGGTTATGACGGTGATGACATTATTAATGGGGGATATGGGAATGACAGTCTGTATGGAGGAAATGGAAATGACACAATTATCGGGAGTTACAGCAACGACATCTTAGAGGGAGGATATGGAGACGACATCCTCTACGGAGACACAGGAGAAGACATATTAGATGGCGGTTACGGCAATGATATCTTGTACGGAGGAGCGCAAAGCGATCGCCTGATGGGAGGAGAAAACGACGACATCCTCAAAGGCGGGAGTGGAGACGACATCCTAGAGGGAGGATATGGAAAAGACATCCTCAATGGTGAAGATGGCAATGATAGCCTTGATGGTGGCGCAAACGAAGATATCTTAGAAGCCAGCGCAGGTAACGACATCCTCAACGGGGGAAGTGGGACAGATACAGCAGATTACAGTCAACGCTATCAACAAATTATTCTCACAGCCATTGACCGCATCGACAAAGGCACATCAGGACAAGACCAAATCCTCAACATCGAAAAGATTGTTGCTAACAGCAGTTATCTACACGACATCATCGATGCGTCCACATGGGGAAACAACGCCAGCATCAATGCTAATTTGCAAACTCAAAGTTTAACTGTGACTGATAGCAGTGGTGTGAAAACTCTCAGCGTGGTCAACTTTGATCATGTCAGGGGTACAAGTCGTAATGACATCATCACTGGCAATACTGGCAATAATCAGTTATTTGGGAATGGCGGTGATGACACTATCCGAGGCAGTGGTGGTAATGACACTCTCGATGGTGGGACTGGTAATAATCTTGCTGATTACAGCCAACTTGGTCAAAGTGTTACTTTTGTGCCAAATAACACTATCAAGAAAGGTGCTTTAGGTAAAGACACACTCACTAACATTCAAACAATCATCGCTGATGCTACTAAAGCTAACAATACTATTGATGTTTCCTCACTGACTACAATCACCTCAATTAATGCCAATTTGGCTAATCAAACTATCACTGTCAATGGTTCTCAATCTTGGAGAGTGGTGAATTTTGATGATGTTAAAGGGACAAATCAGGCTGATTCTCTCACGGGTGATAGTCAAGATAATCAATTGTTTGGTTATGGTGGCGATGACATTATTAATGGGGGATATGGGAATGATATCCTTGCTGGTGGTAGTGGTAACAACATCTTAAATGGTGGGGGAGACTATGACACCGCCGACTATAGCCAAATCACCAAAAATATCACTTTCTTACAAACTGGTGTGATTCAAAAAGATGGTGGTTTAGGTGAAGATAAACTAGTCAACATAGAAAAAGTTATTGTTAACGCCAATGCTAGTAGTAACGTTATTGATGCCTCTACAGCAGACTCCAACACATCAATTAATGTGAATCTTAACTATCAGTTTTTCGATGTTATTAGTCTTTCTGGAATTAAATCCTTTGCCGTAGAAAACTTTGATGTTGTCAAAGGCTCAAATCAAAGTGATGATATCGTCGGAGACAATCAAAACAATCTGTTATTAGGTAACGGTGGTAATGACTTTCTAGATGGATATGAAGGCGACGATAATCTCAATGGTGGTAGTGGCGATGATTACATTTGGGGTTACTTCGGCAATGATTATTTAACAGGTGGGAGTGGTAACGACACTCTCATGGGAGAAGGCGATGATGATACTTTGCTTGGTGGTGATGGTGATGACTCTTTGATGGGTGGTGATGGTGACGATATTCTTATCGGTGGTTTAGGTCAAGATAAATTTGTCTTTAATAATGTATCTGAAGGGATAGATATTATTAAAGATTTTAATATTAGTGAAGGTGACAAAATCCAGATTTATCAATTGATGTTCGGCACTTCTAATATTAATGATTTTAGCTACGATCCCTCTACTGGTAATTTGTTTTTCGAGGGAAATAAATTTGTCACGCTGGAAAATCGCCCCATTGGATTTTCTCCTAATTCACAGATAGAATTCATTTGA
- a CDS encoding peptidylprolyl isomerase, whose translation MRLKVSQFFVALLIVGALMLGGCSTQQASSNSSQASTTAETTTTTTTEATPVSNNTNESVPGMKDLPRLEGKATVVMTVNGSPITIEVDGTNAPITAGNFVDLVQKGVYDGLVFHRVVRDPQPFVVQGGDPQSKEGTNVPPSRWGTGGYIDAVSKKERYIPLEIKPEGEASPIYSKTFEQARITKAPQLRHKQGAVAMARSQDPDSASSQFYFALADLGFLDGNYAVFGYVTDGFDVVNKIQQGDRITSAKVTQGGENLKVGQ comes from the coding sequence ATGCGGTTAAAAGTTTCACAATTTTTTGTTGCACTTTTGATAGTCGGTGCTTTGATGTTGGGGGGCTGTTCTACGCAGCAGGCTAGTTCTAATTCCTCACAAGCATCAACAACAGCCGAAACAACCACGACAACGACCACTGAAGCAACACCTGTATCTAATAATACGAATGAGAGTGTTCCAGGTATGAAAGATTTACCCCGTCTTGAAGGTAAAGCTACCGTGGTGATGACGGTCAACGGCTCGCCGATTACTATCGAGGTAGACGGTACAAATGCTCCCATCACAGCTGGTAACTTTGTCGATTTAGTTCAAAAGGGCGTTTACGATGGTTTAGTGTTCCATCGTGTTGTACGTGATCCCCAGCCGTTTGTAGTGCAAGGTGGCGATCCTCAAAGTAAAGAAGGCACAAACGTTCCTCCTAGCAGATGGGGAACAGGCGGTTACATTGACGCTGTAAGTAAGAAAGAACGTTACATACCCTTAGAAATCAAACCCGAAGGGGAAGCTAGCCCGATTTACAGTAAAACTTTTGAGCAAGCACGTATTACTAAAGCACCTCAATTAAGGCATAAACAAGGTGCGGTAGCGATGGCGCGATCGCAAGACCCTGATTCTGCATCTTCTCAGTTCTATTTTGCACTAGCAGATTTAGGATTTTTAGATGGTAACTATGCCGTATTCGGTTATGTCACCGATGGTTTTGACGTAGTTAACAAAATTCAGCAAGGCGATCGCATTACTTCTGCTAAAGTCACTCAAGGCGGCGAAAATTTGAAGGTTGGACAATAG
- a CDS encoding 1-acyl-sn-glycerol-3-phosphate acyltransferase, which produces MMEIYSASDNCPLQAQKTTQKPQITVYEGNISPLLTSTAYFLGYHFLLPFFFGQIQILGQEHIPTTGPVILAPTHRARWDALLLAYAAGRYVTGRDLQFMVTVDECQGLQGWFVRRMGGFPVDTKRPAIATLRHAVEVLQQGKMLVIYPEGNIFRDGKVHTLKPGISRLALSAESYQPGLGVKILPVGINYSEPYPSWGADVTINIGPAINVNDYTIGKAKQNAKQLTEDLTRSLQNLSSPELTVSHHAFAEIPNS; this is translated from the coding sequence ATGATGGAAATTTACTCTGCTTCTGATAACTGTCCTTTACAAGCCCAAAAAACCACTCAAAAACCCCAAATAACCGTCTATGAAGGTAATATATCACCTTTATTGACTTCTACAGCTTACTTTCTAGGATATCATTTCCTCTTACCATTCTTTTTTGGACAAATCCAAATCCTCGGACAAGAACATATTCCCACAACTGGCCCTGTAATTTTAGCCCCTACTCACCGCGCTCGTTGGGATGCCTTACTACTAGCGTATGCTGCCGGTCGTTACGTTACCGGTAGAGACTTACAATTCATGGTGACAGTTGATGAATGTCAAGGGTTACAAGGTTGGTTTGTGCGTCGTATGGGCGGATTCCCTGTAGATACAAAGCGTCCTGCTATTGCAACTCTCCGTCATGCTGTGGAAGTGCTACAACAAGGAAAAATGTTAGTTATTTACCCTGAAGGTAATATATTTCGGGATGGTAAAGTTCACACCCTAAAGCCAGGAATTTCCCGTTTGGCTCTAAGTGCAGAATCATATCAACCAGGATTAGGGGTCAAAATCCTCCCTGTGGGAATTAACTACAGTGAGCCTTATCCTAGTTGGGGCGCAGATGTCACGATCAACATTGGCCCAGCGATTAATGTCAATGATTATACTATTGGCAAAGCCAAACAAAACGCCAAGCAACTTACAGAGGATTTAACTAGGTCACTCCAAAATTTAAGCAGTCCAGAACTAACTGTTAGTCATCATGCTTTTGCAGAGATTCCCAATTCTTGA
- a CDS encoding folate/biopterin family MFS transporter, with protein MLIHSSGLSKVKDSVTEKIFFGNEPSAELIAILTVYFVQGILGLARLAVSFFLKDELSLSPVQVSALLGVVALPWIIKPIFGFISDGLPIFGYRRRPYLILSGILGALSWVSLATIVNDRWSATVAIALGSLSVAVSDVIVDSLVVERARVESQADAGSLQSLCWGTSALGGLITAYFSGLLLEHFTTRTVFWITATFPLIVSCVAWLIAESPVTKDTNENSTTDNLSLKDQLAQLRQAITQKSIWLPTAFVFIWQATPTADAAFFFFTTNELHFEPEFLGRVRLVTSFAALIGVWIFQRFLKSVPFRVIFGWSTVISAVLGMTMLLLVTHTNRALGIDDHWFSLGDSLILTVMGQIAYMPVLVLAARLCPPGVEASLFALLMSVSNLAGMVAYEFGAIIMHWLGITESNFDSLWLLVLITNLSTLLPLPFLNWLPGDDAKIETINAETATLVPSLVSELSLKEIQSETIE; from the coding sequence ATGCTGATTCACTCCTCTGGCTTATCCAAGGTCAAGGACTCAGTTACAGAGAAAATCTTCTTCGGTAATGAACCCAGTGCTGAGTTAATCGCCATCCTGACTGTTTACTTTGTCCAAGGAATTTTAGGATTGGCACGTTTAGCCGTCAGTTTTTTCCTGAAAGATGAATTATCACTGAGTCCGGTTCAGGTGTCGGCACTGTTGGGAGTTGTGGCCTTACCTTGGATTATTAAGCCAATATTTGGTTTTATCTCAGATGGTTTACCTATATTCGGCTATCGTCGCCGTCCCTACTTGATACTATCGGGGATACTAGGTGCTTTATCTTGGGTGAGTTTGGCGACCATAGTTAATGATAGATGGAGTGCTACAGTAGCGATCGCCCTTGGTTCTCTATCCGTAGCCGTTAGCGATGTAATTGTTGACTCATTGGTTGTAGAACGAGCCAGGGTAGAATCCCAAGCGGATGCAGGTTCTCTACAATCACTATGCTGGGGTACTTCAGCATTGGGTGGCCTAATCACAGCTTACTTTAGCGGCTTACTACTAGAACACTTCACTACCCGCACTGTATTTTGGATTACAGCCACATTTCCCTTGATTGTTTCCTGTGTAGCTTGGTTAATTGCTGAATCGCCAGTTACTAAGGATACCAACGAAAACTCAACCACAGACAATCTCAGCCTCAAAGATCAACTAGCACAGCTACGTCAAGCCATCACTCAAAAAAGCATCTGGCTACCAACAGCATTTGTCTTTATTTGGCAAGCCACACCCACCGCCGATGCAGCCTTTTTCTTCTTCACTACCAACGAACTTCACTTTGAACCAGAATTTTTAGGTAGGGTGAGGTTAGTAACCAGTTTTGCAGCTTTAATTGGGGTGTGGATTTTCCAACGCTTCCTCAAAAGTGTGCCATTTAGAGTCATTTTTGGCTGGAGTACGGTAATTTCTGCCGTTTTGGGGATGACAATGCTGCTTTTGGTCACACACACAAACCGCGCTTTAGGTATAGACGACCACTGGTTTAGTTTAGGTGATAGCCTAATTCTCACAGTTATGGGACAAATCGCCTATATGCCGGTGCTAGTTTTAGCAGCCAGATTATGTCCGCCTGGAGTAGAAGCGAGTCTATTTGCTTTATTAATGTCAGTTTCCAATTTAGCTGGGATGGTTGCCTATGAATTTGGTGCAATTATTATGCACTGGCTGGGAATTACTGAAAGCAATTTTGATTCATTATGGCTGTTAGTCCTAATTACTAATCTCAGCACCTTACTACCATTACCCTTTCTGAATTGGCTACCAGGGGATGATGCCAAAATCGAGACAATCAACGCTGAAACAGCCACATTAGTTCCCAGTTTAGTTTCTGAATTAAGCCTCAAGGAAATACAATCAGAAACCATTGAATAA
- a CDS encoding carotenoid oxygenase family protein, producing the protein MQVFQNPQSEVLSKSYTLEDWQGGYESLKEEFDYWIDDIEGEIPPQLQGTLFRNGPGLLDINGQKIHHPFDGDGMISRITFTNGRAHFRNRFVRTEGYLAEQKAGKILYRGVFGTQKSGGWLANICDLKNKEIANTNVIYWGNKLLALWEASEPYILDPYTLETLGKEYFDGVLSKGNTFGAHPRFDPSCMQDDGAPCLVNFAIRPGPSTTIKIFELNPAAKVIREHTHQVSGFCFIHDFVITPHHYIFFQNPVVFNPLPFVLGLRAAGECIKFQPEQKTKIIVIPRFPRQENSELKILETQSGFVFHHVNAFSRGDEIFIDSICYDTLAEVKPNSDFRQVDFAALSPGQIWRFHVNLQDGKVQRHLIESRCCEFPSIHPDYVGREHRYVYLGASHAANLNAPLQAILKIDLKSGERQLWSAAPRGFVGEPIFVPRPDAQTEDDGWLLALVYDAAYHRSDVVILDARDLKKGALAKLHLKHHIPYGLHGNFTSQIFT; encoded by the coding sequence ATGCAAGTTTTTCAAAACCCACAGTCAGAAGTTTTAAGCAAATCCTATACCTTGGAAGATTGGCAAGGTGGTTATGAGTCCCTTAAAGAAGAGTTCGACTACTGGATTGATGATATAGAAGGAGAAATACCACCGCAATTACAAGGAACATTATTTAGAAACGGGCCAGGATTACTGGATATTAATGGGCAAAAAATCCATCATCCTTTTGATGGTGATGGCATGATTAGCCGCATCACCTTTACTAATGGTCGCGCTCATTTCCGCAATCGCTTTGTCAGAACTGAAGGATATTTAGCAGAACAAAAAGCAGGTAAAATACTCTATCGTGGTGTATTCGGTACGCAAAAATCAGGAGGTTGGTTAGCTAATATCTGCGATTTGAAAAACAAAGAAATTGCTAACACTAATGTCATTTATTGGGGTAATAAACTGTTAGCTTTGTGGGAAGCTTCTGAGCCATATATTCTTGACCCGTATACATTGGAAACTTTGGGTAAAGAATACTTTGATGGAGTTTTATCTAAGGGTAATACTTTCGGCGCACATCCCCGATTTGACCCTAGTTGTATGCAAGATGATGGCGCACCCTGTTTAGTTAATTTTGCTATTAGACCAGGCCCATCAACGACAATCAAAATTTTTGAATTAAATCCAGCAGCTAAAGTTATCAGAGAACACACTCATCAAGTTTCTGGATTTTGTTTTATTCATGATTTTGTCATTACTCCGCATCACTATATTTTCTTTCAAAACCCTGTTGTTTTTAATCCCCTACCTTTTGTTTTGGGTTTACGTGCGGCTGGAGAATGTATTAAGTTTCAGCCTGAGCAGAAGACTAAAATTATAGTTATTCCTCGTTTTCCCAGACAAGAAAATTCCGAGTTAAAAATTTTAGAAACACAATCAGGTTTTGTCTTCCACCATGTTAATGCTTTCTCTAGGGGAGATGAAATTTTTATTGACTCAATTTGTTACGATACCTTAGCAGAAGTAAAACCAAACAGCGATTTTCGCCAAGTTGATTTCGCTGCTCTTTCTCCTGGTCAAATCTGGCGATTTCATGTCAATCTCCAAGATGGAAAAGTCCAGCGTCATTTAATTGAGAGTCGCTGTTGTGAGTTTCCCAGCATACATCCTGATTATGTAGGACGTGAACACAGATATGTTTACTTAGGAGCGAGTCATGCGGCTAATCTCAACGCACCATTACAAGCAATACTCAAGATTGATTTAAAATCTGGGGAAAGACAACTTTGGAGTGCGGCTCCCCGTGGGTTCGTTGGTGAGCCGATTTTTGTACCACGTCCAGACGCGCAAACAGAGGATGATGGCTGGTTGCTAGCTTTGGTTTATGATGCTGCTTACCATCGCTCAGATGTGGTGATTTTGGATGCTCGTGATTTAAAAAAAGGTGCGCTCGCTAAACTACATCTCAAACATCATATCCCCTACGGTTTACACGGTAACTTTACCTCACAAATTTTTACATAA